A genomic region of Pseudorca crassidens isolate mPseCra1 chromosome 10, mPseCra1.hap1, whole genome shotgun sequence contains the following coding sequences:
- the H2BC17 gene encoding histone H2B type 1-O, producing MPESAKSAPAPKKGSKKAVTKAQKKDGKKRKRSRKESYSIYVYKVLKQVHPDTGISSKAMGIMNSFVNDIFERIAGESSRLAHYNKRSTITSREIQTAVRLLLPGELAKHAVSEGTKAVTKYTSSK from the coding sequence atGCCTGAGTCGGCTAAATCCGCCCCGGCTCCGAAGAAGGGGTCCAAGAAAGCGGTGACCAAGGCCCAGAAGAAAGATGGCAAGAAGCGCAAGCGCAGCCGCAAGGAGAGCTACTCTATCTACGTGTACAAAGTGCTGAAGCAGGTCCACCCGGACACCGGCATCTCGTCCAAGGCCATGGGCATCATGAACTCGTTTGTCAACGACATTTTCGAGCGCATCGCGGGTGAGTCGTCGCGCCTGGCGCATTACAACAAGCGTTCGACCATCACCTCCAGGGAGATCCAGACGGCCGTGCGCCTGCTGCTGCCCGGCGAGCTGGCCAAGCACGCCGTGTCCGAGGGCACTAAGGCCGTCACCAAGTACACCAGCTCCAAGTGA
- the H2AC17 gene encoding histone H2A type 1, with protein MSGRGKQGGKARAKAKTRSSRAGLQFPVGRVHRLLRKGNYAERVGAGAPVYLAAVLEYLTAEILELAGNAARDNKKTRIIPRHLQLAIRNDEELNKLLGKVTIAQGGVLPNIQAVLLPKKTESHHKAKGK; from the coding sequence ATGTCTGGACGTGGCAAGCAAGGCGGCAAAGCTCGCGCCAAGGCCAAGACTCGCTCCTCGCGGGCCGGGCTCCAGTTTCCCGTAGGCCGAGTGCACCGCCTGCTCCGCAAAGGCAACTACGCCGAGCGGGTCGGGGCCGGCGCGCCGGTGTATCTGGCCGCGGTGCTGGAGTACCTGACGGCCGAGATCCTGGAGCTGGCGGGCAACGCGGCCCGCGACAATAAGAAGACGCGCATCATCCCGCGCCACCTGCAGCTGGCCATCCGTAACGACGAGGAGCTCAACAAGCTGCTAGGCAAAGTCACCATCGCTCAGGGCGGCGTCCTGCCCAATATCCAAGCCGTGCTGCTGCCCAAGAAGACTGAGAGCCACCACAAGGCCAAGGGCAAGTAA
- the LOC137231726 gene encoding histone H3.1, which translates to MARTKQTARKSTGGKAPRKQLATKAARKSAPATGGVKKPHRYRPGTVALREIRRYQKSTELLIRKLPFQRLVREIAQDFKTDLRFQSSAVMALQEACEAYLVGLFEDTNLCAIHAKRVTIMPKDIQLARRIRGERA; encoded by the coding sequence ATGGCTAGGACCAAGCAGACAGCTCGCAAATCCACCGGCGGCAAGGCGCCACGTAAGCAGCTGGCCACCAAGGCGGCCCGCAAGAGCGCGCCGGCCACGGGCGGCGTGAAGAAGCCGCACCGCTACCGGCCCGGCACGGTGGCCCTGCGCGAGATCCGCCGCTACCAGAAGTCTACGGAGCTGCTGATCCGCAAGCTGCCGTTCCAGCGCCTGGTGCGCGAGATCGCGCAGGACTTCAAGACTGACCTGCGCTTCCAGAGTTCGGCTGTGATGGCGCTGCAGGAGGCGTGCGAGGCCTACCTGGTGGGTCTCTTCGAGGACACCAACTTGTGTGCTATCCATGCTAAGCGTGTCACTATTATGCCCAAGGACATCCAGCTTGCGCGCCGCATCCGTGGGGAGAGGGCATAA